The Pontibacter korlensis sequence CTCCATATGATAGGTTTTGTTCAACCTTGAAGTGTGATTTAAGTATGAAAATATCTACAAGAAGATATCTTACCTGATTGTGTGGTACGAAGGTTTCTCCTGACTTGGTGCGTATTACTATGTGTGCTGCCCTTGCAGGCGCAGGACTATCCCCGCCAGAATATTGACCTTGATCTACTTGTGCAGGAGCTTTTTGCTGAGCAGGATGATGAGAGCATTAGCTATGAAGATTTTTACGAAACAGGCGACACTTCCTGTGAAAGCGGCATCCAGCAAGATAACATTACTTTTCACAGCATTGGGTTGGTTCTTGCAAAGGAGCGCATGAGGCTTTCACTTCAGCTCCCAACAGCTGCCCATCATGGCCCAGCTCCAGATGACAGCACTCCAGGAACAGCTGCTTTAGTTTTTCCCGCCCTCGCTGTACCCTTGATTTGGCCCCTGAGTAAGAGATATTCAGCCTCTCAGCTATTTCCTTCTGACTTACCCCTTCTAGCTCACTCAATCGTAAAGCTTCGGCATACTCTGCAGGCAACAGGTTAATCAGTGGTTCTACCAGTGCCTCTACCTCCTGCCTGTTTCGCTCTGTTAGTTCATCAGCCTCGGCCAGGTCGGCTTCAGGACTTAAGCTTTCTCTACGGGCACTTTCCCTGAAAAAGTCATACACTGTGTTGCGCGTGATCTGATACAGCCAAGCCTTTAGGTTGTGCACTCCTTGTAGTTGCTCACAATTTTT is a genomic window containing:
- the sigZ gene encoding RNA polymerase sigma factor SigZ; protein product: MDNCCINKDNGLVKDSCAAVAPAFLDYEAQLRGFIMKRVQDKETADDILQQLYLKLYKNCEQLQGVHNLKAWLYQITRNTVYDFFRESARRESLSPEADLAEADELTERNRQEVEALVEPLINLLPAEYAEALRLSELEGVSQKEIAERLNISYSGAKSRVQRGREKLKQLFLECCHLELGHDGQLLGAEVKASCAPLQEPTQCCEK